Proteins co-encoded in one Merismopedia glauca CCAP 1448/3 genomic window:
- a CDS encoding DUF4388 domain-containing protein — MAMVGNLEDFSISDLFHMLERGSKSGQLSLWAPTGIYRIWFYQGRVIGAISPKKEHSLKSLIASHQIGNPRLTSYIENIGKLREPLGTHLTKQGLIMPNIIAKVFRQQLEVSLYNLFSLSSGQFAFVQELALPYEEMTGMSRGAVDIAMEGLRKLEVVNQSEKFLPQPDSRFIKLTEELPLFPLCPIEWNVWEMIVPEKCLRDISSHLRADLLEVRRAASRLVRVGLVEEISADFTPPAKVATSNLEDYDAAIKTLVDTPKESQPKETVNTKLLSRLVSILKNVH; from the coding sequence ATGGCAATGGTTGGTAATTTAGAAGATTTCTCAATCTCAGATCTATTCCATATGTTAGAACGGGGTAGCAAATCAGGTCAACTATCGCTTTGGGCACCAACTGGCATTTATCGAATTTGGTTTTATCAAGGAAGAGTTATCGGAGCAATTAGTCCCAAAAAAGAGCATAGTCTTAAATCTCTGATTGCTTCGCATCAAATAGGTAATCCCCGTTTAACATCCTACATTGAGAATATAGGTAAATTACGGGAGCCTCTAGGTACGCATTTGACCAAGCAAGGGCTAATTATGCCGAATATTATAGCCAAAGTATTTCGACAACAATTAGAAGTTAGCTTGTACAATTTATTTTCTCTATCATCAGGTCAATTTGCTTTCGTTCAAGAGTTGGCTTTACCTTATGAAGAAATGACAGGTATGAGCCGTGGTGCAGTCGATATTGCGATGGAAGGTTTAAGAAAATTAGAAGTAGTAAATCAGTCAGAGAAATTTCTACCTCAACCAGATAGCAGATTTATTAAACTGACAGAAGAATTACCTCTATTTCCTTTATGTCCTATCGAATGGAATGTTTGGGAAATGATAGTTCCCGAAAAATGTCTGAGGGATATTTCTAGCCACTTACGTGCAGATTTACTCGAAGTACGTCGAGCCGCTTCTAGATTAGTTAGAGTGGGTTTAGTTGAAGAAATATCCGCAGATTTTACACCTCCAGCTAAAGTGGCTACAAGTAATTTAGAAGACTATGACGCAGCCATTAAGACATTAGTAGATACCCCTAAAGAATCTCAACCCAAGGAAACAGTTAATACCAAGTTGCTCAGCCGATTAGTTTCGATATTGAAAAATGTGCATTAA
- a CDS encoding GTP-binding protein, with protein MQNLLRIVVAGPVGAGKSTFIRTISEIEVVDTDRKATDETADMKANTTVAMDFGRITLGDDMWLQLYGTPGQSRFDFMWDLLIRKAHGYILLVPAHLPGHMRAARSIRAFMRQRTDVPMIIGITHSDHPHSWDLEDIQMVLGDNEQSCPYLKLNPNDRVEVAHSLLALVEQLMPTAVAT; from the coding sequence ATGCAAAATTTATTGAGAATTGTAGTTGCAGGTCCAGTAGGTGCTGGCAAAAGTACCTTTATCCGTACCATCAGTGAAATAGAAGTTGTCGATACCGATCGCAAAGCTACAGATGAAACTGCCGACATGAAAGCTAATACTACTGTAGCAATGGATTTTGGTCGCATTACCCTGGGAGATGATATGTGGCTGCAATTATATGGCACTCCAGGACAGTCTAGATTTGACTTTATGTGGGATTTACTAATTCGTAAAGCCCACGGCTATATTTTGCTAGTACCAGCCCACTTACCAGGACATATGCGCGCCGCCAGAAGTATTCGAGCCTTCATGCGTCAACGTACAGATGTCCCTATGATTATTGGGATTACTCATAGCGATCATCCTCACTCTTGGGATTTAGAAGATATCCAAATGGTTTTGGGTGATAACGAACAGAGTTGTCCTTATCTGAAATTAAACCCAAACGATCGCGTAGAAGTAGCACACTCTTTGCTGGCTCTAGTAGAACAATTAATGCCCACTGCTGTAGCAACTTAA
- a CDS encoding isoaspartyl peptidase/L-asparaginase → MVKPKLIIHGGAGGSLEDKGGIQTVRQSLFQVINRVYPLLVDGCRATEAVIEGCQLLEDDPRFNAGTGSVLQSDGQIRMSAALMDGVAQRFSGVINVSRVQHPIDLAKFLQGSPDRVLSDYGAMELLRELQIPSYNPLTELRLQEWLQERQGNFTNTAARVVAPSDGRGTIGVVALDSQGQLAAATSTGGKGFERIGRVSDSATPAGNYANEQAAVSCTGIGEDIIDECLAARIAIRVTDGMSLLAAFERSLTEAKQRQRDFGAIGIDTTGKIAWGKTSDILLAAYHNGDRTGDTLEWNDGTLIGSD, encoded by the coding sequence ATGGTCAAACCCAAACTAATAATTCACGGTGGCGCTGGTGGTTCGCTGGAAGATAAGGGAGGTATCCAAACTGTCCGCCAGTCACTGTTTCAGGTCATCAATCGCGTATATCCATTGCTGGTAGATGGATGTAGGGCGACAGAAGCTGTTATTGAAGGGTGTCAGCTTCTAGAAGACGATCCTCGCTTCAATGCTGGTACAGGTTCTGTTTTGCAGTCAGACGGGCAAATTCGGATGAGTGCGGCTTTGATGGATGGAGTGGCGCAGCGCTTTAGTGGGGTAATTAACGTCTCGCGAGTCCAACACCCGATCGATCTCGCTAAATTTCTCCAAGGTTCTCCAGATCGGGTGTTATCAGACTATGGCGCGATGGAACTATTGAGGGAATTGCAAATCCCTAGCTATAACCCGTTAACTGAATTACGCTTGCAAGAGTGGCTTCAGGAGCGCCAAGGTAATTTTACTAACACCGCCGCTAGAGTGGTAGCCCCATCTGATGGTAGAGGCACCATTGGAGTTGTAGCTTTAGATAGTCAAGGACAGCTAGCAGCAGCTACATCTACTGGTGGTAAAGGTTTTGAGCGGATCGGTCGAGTCAGCGATTCGGCAACTCCAGCCGGAAACTATGCCAACGAACAGGCTGCCGTCAGTTGTACGGGCATCGGAGAAGATATTATTGATGAGTGTCTGGCAGCGCGGATTGCGATCCGAGTCACCGATGGGATGTCATTACTGGCAGCATTTGAGCGATCGCTGACTGAAGCTAAGCAACGCCAGCGAGATTTCGGAGCCATTGGGATTGATACCACCGGCAAAATAGCTTGGGGTAAAACTAGCGATATCTTACTAGCTGCTTACCATAATGGGGACCGAACAGGAGACACTCTAGAGTGGAATGACGGAACTTTAATAGGTTCTGATTAA
- a CDS encoding HEAT repeat domain-containing protein, with product MELHQIQANLLNPDFQYRLKAIAALKDYPSEVAVPILKQHIRDEEFLVRTFVAMGLGKQQTSDSFAALLDLMKFDNTPNVRSQAANSLSLFGQISASHLVKTFIRDEHWLVRVSILGALVDLECAEELLEVCLCALAAEDMSVQEAAIDALGTLAGSRQHQAALCPLLALKNSPSERIRVKVAYALPRFDEPEAKEALIQLRADPVYRVVGAAMEDLLP from the coding sequence ATGGAACTCCATCAAATTCAAGCTAATCTGCTAAATCCAGATTTCCAATACCGTCTCAAAGCGATCGCGGCTCTCAAAGATTATCCTTCAGAAGTGGCAGTTCCCATCTTGAAGCAACATATTCGGGATGAAGAATTTTTGGTACGAACCTTTGTGGCTATGGGGTTAGGGAAACAACAGACATCGGATTCGTTTGCAGCCCTATTAGACTTGATGAAATTTGATAATACCCCTAATGTGCGATCGCAAGCTGCCAATTCTCTCTCTCTATTCGGTCAAATTTCAGCTTCTCACTTGGTAAAAACCTTTATCCGAGACGAACACTGGTTAGTGCGGGTTAGTATCTTAGGTGCCTTAGTAGATTTAGAGTGTGCTGAAGAATTATTAGAAGTTTGTCTTTGTGCTTTAGCCGCAGAAGATATGAGCGTGCAAGAAGCCGCTATCGATGCTTTAGGTACTCTAGCTGGATCTCGTCAGCATCAGGCTGCTCTATGCCCACTTTTAGCTTTAAAAAACTCCCCGTCTGAGCGAATTAGAGTTAAAGTCGCCTACGCTCTCCCACGTTTCGACGAACCTGAAGCTAAAGAAGCACTCATCCAACTAAGAGCAGATCCTGTCTATCGGGTGGTAGGAGCCGCTATGGAAGATTTACTTCCTTAG
- a CDS encoding DUF2656 domain-containing protein yields MLEHRMLLSHNFNVYPETIPPLSTEEFALTFVEGLREYTKIKCRKVDHPHWMAEIIFSRDDFSPQQVGELCAQALVKKRQEQGVETDAETGIMYEILILGGVKTTPATSNAPDALQPGNWGVDVVETASGADFLQVIAWENTITQHPPENIFKVELKPKN; encoded by the coding sequence ATGTTAGAACACCGGATGTTGCTCTCTCACAACTTTAATGTTTATCCAGAAACGATTCCTCCTCTCAGCACCGAAGAGTTTGCTTTAACGTTCGTTGAAGGTTTGCGGGAATATACCAAAATTAAATGTCGCAAGGTAGATCATCCCCATTGGATGGCAGAAATTATCTTTAGCAGGGATGATTTTTCACCCCAGCAGGTAGGGGAATTGTGCGCTCAAGCACTGGTTAAAAAGCGCCAGGAACAGGGAGTAGAAACCGACGCGGAGACTGGAATTATGTATGAAATCCTGATTTTAGGTGGCGTTAAAACCACTCCCGCTACCAGTAATGCACCAGATGCTCTCCAACCTGGAAATTGGGGTGTAGATGTCGTGGAAACCGCCTCTGGAGCCGATTTTTTGCAGGTGATCGCTTGGGAAAACACTATTACCCAGCATCCTCCCGAAAATATCTTTAAAGTGGAACTAAAACCTAAAAATTAG